The genomic interval GCCCGTCAACAGAGCCACATGCAAGCGCAATTTGAGacattattttctatgaaattGTGCAAAACAAGGCGTAATGCAAAGAGGGACATTACACTTGCTACATTTTATTTGCTACGCTTATCTTTGACCTTTGTGCTACACAATTTACAGCGTCGGTAAGTCTCCAACTCTGCTGGCATATGGTCACCTACGTTTACCAAACCGCAGTTCTTCAGGTAcagcatttatagttttttgaTATACCTCTGGGCATGCTATGCGTGATTTCTTGCAGATATATGTAGGCAAGCTTGATCTTCTTTTTCTGCTGCTATAGCCACCAATCAACCCTCTGGCAACAGCCACCCGAAATTCTAAGTTGGTAAGCTTTTCTACTCTCGACGTTAGggaatataaaatgaaagagTTTGTCAAACTTGCGTCCACCAAGAAGTAGAATATCCGCAACCACCAGCGTTTACTTCTCCTTCCGACAGCATACGTCCCCTTCACTTGGTCAAAACGGTCGACACCGCCCATTCTTTTGGTGTATTCTTTCACAACCATAGGACAACTTACAGCTTCCCTGGTGCCATTTTTTTGCGTTCTTTGTACAGTTGTTACTTCCACTTTAGGATGAAATGCAGTTGTCaacaataaaacctctttagtatCTTGCCACACAATAAATGCTACATCTTGTTTAGTTCTCCACTTGAATTCACCTTTTTTCAACTTTAGGCTTTTGTTTCTGCcgtttctttttgtgttattttttattatgttaggtAAAATTGCTCTATTCCTTCTTACTGTTCCAGtggcataaatatttttttcatacaagtACTGCATGAGAgaaaaatcgcaaaaaaaatTATCGAATGTAACATGAGACTTGAAATTTTCTTGTGCTAATTTACTTGACAATTTCTTTACGACATTAGCCCCTAGACCCTCTTCTGTTCCTTGTCCTGTTTTACCGGTATAAATTTCATAGTTATACAAGTACCCTGTGCTACTATCACAACAGCACCACACTTTATAGCCCCTTTTTATGGGCTTTAGCGGCATGTACTGCTTCAAACTGGACCTTCCTTTGAATAGTATCATGCTCTCATCTATACTTTGGGAAGAGGAATTGAAGGCATTGTTTTCAAATGATTGACTTAGTAAAGATATAAGAGGacgaattttatacaatttatcaaaatttacatCTTCTCTACTTGGTTGTTGATTATTATCGTTCAAATGCAAAGTCTCTAAAATTTTCTTGAAGCGTTTTACTGGCATAACTTCAGCTATTTCATTCACACGAAATCCGGGATCCGATGACCAATATAAATCGATATGTGGAAGAATATGATAACCCATTATAATGAGAATGCCTAAAAAAGCACTAATTTCCTGTGTGTCAACAGGCTgccaattttttatattttgctgcTCCGCATACAAGTTTGTCTGAGTAACAATCAAATCGAAGACTTCAtcactaaaaaactttttgaaatgcGCTACTGGACGTGCTCTCCTATTCAATAAATACCGAGGTTTTATTGTCACCTTATCAAATTCATCGGGATCTGGCCTGGATGTCCAAAAAACCTTCCCCCATGACTCATCTTCACATTCAGATTCATCAGTCAATTCTTGTTCTAAGGGTGATGATGACTGTACTATCAAAGGCTTTACTGGCTGCAAGTTATCTAATTGTGAACATAGTGCTATTGTAGATGTACCTGACTCGGAACAACTGTTAGGGGTAGTATTCAAATGAGTGGGAGAATTTTGTAAAAGGTCACTTGAATCATCAGGTGCTTCAAGTAACCGTTGTATTGTATTCACATTGAACTCTTCTGCCTCATCAGACTCAAATCCGTCTTCTGAGCCATCATCGGGTATGTCCAGCATCTGCCCAAtatcattttcattcaaatagCGCGGCATCTTTCATAAAAATCTGAGAAAAGAAGGAACTAGTTCAACAACTGTACATAACACTCCGCGGGCAGCGGGAATATTTTTCCCACCCAGTAAAAAGTCTTCTCACATCTAAATACGATAGTAACTTGTAAGATATAGAAAACAACTTgtagaataaacataaatacataataaaaaaacagtttcttacctcttttcaaataaaaaatataaagattcacggagtaacaaattttctttccAAATTACCGCAATTTTTGACAGCTAGTGGcgccaaaaacaaaaaatgtcacacaaacgttttttcttttttttttaaaatattaaaccagACCTCCTTAGTTGCCAGTGCAACAAATTAGGACTCCTTTGATAACTaacataaaaagataaacaaagtttttgttGGTGGTAAATATATCGCCTCTGCCTTAAAAAGGGTTAAGTTTCAATGCAAACTGTGCTTATAAAAACCTATAGGATGCTAGAGATCCGCACAGAATAAATGTGTAGGATTTGTTTAAGTAAACGCAACGATATACGAGGACCCTGGGAACAAACCGACTTCATTTTGTATTTCCctttataaacaaagaaacgAGTCGTACGGGAGTGACGTCACTCGATCGGTATACTCATCGTGTTGTGTTTGtaaagtgttttataaggagggTTTAAAACCCGCCGCGTTGAATTTCATAAAAGGGTTTCATCAGGATAAATACATGTTGTATGATGTc from Trichoplusia ni isolate ovarian cell line Hi5 chromosome 18 unlocalized genomic scaffold, tn1 tig00001622_group17, whole genome shotgun sequence carries:
- the LOC113506510 gene encoding piggyBac transposable element-derived protein 3-like yields the protein MPRYLNENDIGQMLDIPDDGSEDGFESDEAEEFNVNTIQRLLEAPDDSSDLLQNSPTHLNTTPNSCSESGTSTIALCSQLDNLQPVKPLIVQSSSPLEQELTDESECEDESWGKVFWTSRPDPDEFDKVTIKPRYLLNRRARPVAHFKKFFSDEVFDLIVTQTNLYAEQQNIKNWQPVDTQEISAFLGILIIMGYHILPHIDLYWSSDPGFRVNEIAEVMPVKRFKKILETLHLNDNNQQPSREDVNFDKLYKIRPLISLLSQSFENNAFNSSSQSIDESMILFKGRSSLKQYMPLKPIKRGYKVWCCCDSSTGYLYNYEIYTGKTGQGTEEGLGANVVKKLSMEVTTVQRTQKNGTREAVSCPMVVKEYTKRMGGVDRFDQVKGTYAVGRRSKRWWLRIFYFLVDA